From the genome of Pelosinus fermentans DSM 17108:
GCATATGATGGAGCCATACATGGCCGTCATGCCATACTGGCTTCCAATACTAATCATGGGGAAGACAGCTGTAAAGGTACAACCAAGTACAACCGGCAAACCAATTCCAGAGAAAGGATTTCGCCATGCTTGCAGCAAAGTGGCAAGACCGGAAGTTAGTAAATCTGCTGCAATAATATAACCCATTTGTTCAAAATTTAATTTAAGAGCGCCGCCAACAATAAGGGGAACGATAATTGCACCAGCATACATGGCAAGCACATGTTGAGTGCCAAGCAAATACGTTTTCCCAGCAGAGTTTTTCATACATAATCCTCCTAGTGATACTGATTATAGAAAATTGACTTGTCCATTTGAAAAGGAAGCGATTCGAGCTAGGGATTCTACACGATAACCAGCTTGAAGCAACTTTTGAGCACCAGGCTGGAATGATTTTTCGATTACAATGCCTATTCCTGTTACTTTTGCATTTGCTTGCTCCACAATAGATGCTAAACCTGTGGCAGCTTCTCCGTTGGCTAGGAAGTCATCGAGAATAAGTACATGATCGTCTTCTTGCAGAAATTTTTTAGAGACAATAATGTTGTTACTCTCGCGTTTGGTAAAGGAATAGACCGTGGTACAGTATAAGGCATCATTGGAAATCACTGATTTTTTCTTTCTAGCGAAAATAACGGGAACATTAAGGATGAGTCCTGCCATTACCGATACGGCGATTCCCGAGGATTCAATCGTCAGTATTTTCGTAATCGATTCTCCGCTAAAGCGTTTAGCAAATTCCTCTCCCATTTTCAGCATAAGCTGGGGGTCAATTTGTTGGTTTAAAAAGGAGTCAACTTTGAGTAAGGAGTCGTTTAAAACTTGTCCGTCAGACTGAATCCTTTTTTTTAATAAATCCATAAGCCCTCCTTTGGTTCTTTAAAATAAAAAAAGCCCTGATAGGGAATCTCCGCGTTGTAGAAAATGAGCGAAAATTCCCCATCAGGACTTTTATCCTTGGGTGTGGTGTATGATCACCTGTATCATTGGAGCACGACTGCGAATGAAAGTTACCAATAAGTAAAGAAGCTTAACAGTAAATTTGAACAGGCAGCGTAGACCTTAGATACACTTTCACTCGTAGACAGGCAATTTACGGCTGCCGGTAGAAACTTCTGGGCCATATCCCCAAAATTATACGAGACTATTTACATGTGGTTTATTGTAGCAGTCTCAAATCCCATTGTCAATAAAGAGTAACGCTTATTTTGTCGAAAAAACGTATATTTCTAATATTTAACTTTCTTCCCTTCTACAATCTTTACAATCTTTACAATCATTTTGCTTATCAACTGTATTCGTCATCATAAGACAATAAATTCCTGTAAAAACCCTAATAAAAACTTGCAGGAATTTTGTCTTCTAATTGTAAATAAGGTAAAATAGTTATTACTTTTACTAAAGAA
Proteins encoded in this window:
- a CDS encoding xanthine phosphoribosyltransferase, with the protein product MDLLKKRIQSDGQVLNDSLLKVDSFLNQQIDPQLMLKMGEEFAKRFSGESITKILTIESSGIAVSVMAGLILNVPVIFARKKKSVISNDALYCTTVYSFTKRESNNIIVSKKFLQEDDHVLILDDFLANGEAATGLASIVEQANAKVTGIGIVIEKSFQPGAQKLLQAGYRVESLARIASFSNGQVNFL